The following nucleotide sequence is from Nitrospira sp..
CGGCGGGGCAGGCCGAATTTTCCGGCACCGTGACGAAGCAGGTTGAGGGTCGCCGTTTCGAGGCGCAGGTTTTTGCCAAGGGCGATCGCATGCGATTGGAGTACAAGTATGCGATCAAGACGGAGCTTGGCTATTCCACCATCGAAATCATACGCTTGGATCAACGAGAGACCTGGTACCTTCTCGCGCGACGCAAACAGATCCTGGCCGTCCCCGTCAAACCGGAAGAGATCCTGCCACTTCAACCGCACCTTCCAGGCGAGCAGAGCAGAACCCTGATCGGGGATGCCACAACGATCGGGCGCCCCTCGAGACTGTTCGAGGTACGTGTGGACTACAATGGTCGCAATGAACGGCTCTACGAATGGGTGGATGCCGAGACGGGGGTCGTGCTCAAGTTAGTCAGTCAGGACCGCGATTGGTCGGTCGAATATCAACGCATCCGGTATTCTCCTCAACCTGATTATTATTTTGAGCAGCCGACCGGGTATCAGCGCTGGGTTCCACCGTCAACCAGCGGAGAAAGAGGGTAAGGGGCCTGTGAGACAACGATTGCGACCGCTATTGTGTGTGCCCGTCATTCTTTTCAGTATCGGGTTCTGGGGGGGGGCTGGGATGGCGTCCGCGGCCTCTCTGAAAGAGGTCCAGGCTGCATTCGATAGAAAGCAGTATCAGGAGGCTGTGGATCTTGCCGATCGCACTGCTAACGAAAAAGCCGCCTCGCCTGATGTCCGGCGGATCAAGACTCGCTCCCTGATTTTCCTGGGCAAGCCGAAGGATGCCTTGATCGAATACGAAAAGTTGGAGCAGGACCTCAAGCGGGAGGATCGGACTCTCTTGCGGGACGTGGCACTGGGGTTCGTGTACGTGCTGGTGAAGGACATGCGGGAACAGATGCGTGGCGCCGCCTATACGGCGCTGAAAGATGTGGATTCTCCGGAGACCATTCCTGCCTTGGAAGATGGATTGAGCGACGGGTCTGGACTGGTACGTGCGTTGGCGGCTGAGGCGTTGGGCAAGCTCGAAGCGGGCCGGCGGTCGCCACGGCTGCGCAACGCCTTGGAGGACCAGGCGGGGATGGTCAAGGCGGCGGTCCTGAAGGTATTGGGAAAGAGCGGTGATCGTTCCGTCATTCCCTTGCTGGAGCAAGCGCTCAAGGATGAGCAGGCACTGGTTCGCCTGGCAGCGGCGGGCGCGCTGTACCATACGGGGCGAACTGCCATGTGGGAAACTGTGCGGCAGGCTGCGGCTGCACAAAATCCGGAGGAGCGCGCCACGGCCCTCCGGTTGGTCGGGGACCTCAAGGATGCCCGCGGGTTGCCGATTCTTCAGGAGGCCATCACCAGCACCCAACCGTCGGTACGTGGAGCGGCTGCCGCCGCGCTGGGGGAGTTGGGAAAGGTGCAAGGGATTCCGGCCCTGGAGCAGGCGCTGGAGGACAAGATTCCTGCTGTGAAGACGTCGGCAGCGATCAGTCTCGGCGAGTTGGGAGTCAAGGATTCGCTGGGGGCACTGCGGAAGGCGCTGACCGATCCGAATCCGGTGGTCAAGGCGGCGGTCGTGTCCGCATTGCTTCGAGTGGGGGAGCCATTCGATACCGTTGCGAATGACCTCTATGACCTGGCTCAAAATAATGATCCCGGAACCAGGTCGGCCGTCGCCAAGGCGGTGGGTCGTGCCCGTGGGAGCAACCGACAAGCGGCGGTGGAGTTTCTTTCGGGAATGCTGAAGGATCCGATTCCTCGCCCGCGCATCGCCGCCGCGAGGGCCTTGGGGCAGATCGGGGGGACGGATCTCCTGCCGATTTTGAAGGCGGCGCTGCATGATGAGGATGATGCCGTCCGAGCGACTGTGGGCGGGGCGATCGCCCGTATTCTCGGGCACCAGAAGGCAGCGGCTAATCCCGCGAAATCTTGAGGTCCGAATGGCTGGATTTCAAGTTGACAGGGTGAGTAAGATTCCAGTATAGACAATCGTTCAGAGGCCGGGTCGTAGGTCAGCGCAGAGCTACGTCAAGTGAACAAGATTGTTGAGGCGAGGGCATGGTCACCCGCCCTTATCTTTTTGAGTGGGTGTCGGAGTAGTTGTTCGGTTAATGTTCATCACAAGGAGGCAGTGACATGAAGA
It contains:
- a CDS encoding HEAT repeat domain-containing protein, with translation MASAASLKEVQAAFDRKQYQEAVDLADRTANEKAASPDVRRIKTRSLIFLGKPKDALIEYEKLEQDLKREDRTLLRDVALGFVYVLVKDMREQMRGAAYTALKDVDSPETIPALEDGLSDGSGLVRALAAEALGKLEAGRRSPRLRNALEDQAGMVKAAVLKVLGKSGDRSVIPLLEQALKDEQALVRLAAAGALYHTGRTAMWETVRQAAAAQNPEERATALRLVGDLKDARGLPILQEAITSTQPSVRGAAAAALGELGKVQGIPALEQALEDKIPAVKTSAAISLGELGVKDSLGALRKALTDPNPVVKAAVVSALLRVGEPFDTVANDLYDLAQNNDPGTRSAVAKAVGRARGSNRQAAVEFLSGMLKDPIPRPRIAAARALGQIGGTDLLPILKAALHDEDDAVRATVGGAIARILGHQKAAANPAKS